In a genomic window of Primulina huaijiensis isolate GDHJ02 chromosome 10, ASM1229523v2, whole genome shotgun sequence:
- the LOC140986783 gene encoding transcription factor MYB53-like — MGRSPCCDETGLKKGPWTPEEDDKLINYIQKHGHGSWRALPKHAGLNRCGKSCRLRWTNYLRPDIKRGKFSQEEEQTILNLHAILGNKWSAIATHLPGRTDNEIKNFWNTHLRKKLIQMGFDPMTHRPRTDILSSLPSLIALANLKELIENPTWEEQAMRLQAEAVQMARLKQYLQQCLLQPSPIPAFQNINPTIQDLETFNLLSALGQLETAELPPSVTVGSFHESIPFSHLPDLQEDAAVMVQGPDYEAVLSQGENDSAASTWNIPVSLPPSPPAEAFVPMTETSFTNTGDACSTSSYGGAQIWSELLDDPLFLDIA, encoded by the exons CTCCTGAAGAAGACGATAAGCTCATCAATTACATCCAAAAACACGGCCATGGCAGCTGGAGAGCCCTCCCGAAACATGCCG GTCTGAATAGGTGTGGGaagagttgcaggcttcgttggacaAATTATTTGAGACCAGATATCAAGAGAGGGAAGTTTAGCCAAGAAGAAGAACAAACGATTCTCAATCTTCATGCCATCCTTGGAAACAA GTGGTCTGCGATTGCAACACATTTACCAGGGAGAACAGATAACGAAATCAAAAATTTCTGGAACACACATTTGAGAAAGAAGCTCATACAAATGGGGTTCGACCCGATGACCCATCGTCCCCGGACAGACATCCTTTCGAGCCTGCCTTCACTCATAGCCTTGGCTAATCTCAAAGAACTGATTGAAAACCCTACATGGGAAGAGCAAGCCATGCGTCTCCAAGCCGAAGCCGTTCAGATGGCTCGGCTCAAGCAATACTTGCAACAATGCCTCCTTCAGCCGTCACCAATCCCCGCTTTTCAAAACATTAATCCCACTATTCAGGATCTTGAGACTTTTAATCTTCTCTCTGCTTTAGGCCAACTAGAAACGGCGGAGCTCCCGCCATCTGTGACCGTCGGAAGTTTTCACGAGTCGATACCCTTCTCCCATTTGCCGGATTTGCAAGAAGACGCCGCCGTGATGGTTCAAGGTCCTGATTATGAGGCGGTTCTGAGTCAAGGTGAGAATGACTCCGCGGCATCCACATGGAACATTCCGGTGAGTCTTCCACCATCTCCACCAGCTGAAGCTTTCGTACCGATGACTGAAACTTCCTTTACCAATACTGGGGATGCTTGCAGCACATCTAGCTATGGAGGAGCTCAAATTTGGTCTGAACTCCTTGACGATCCACTGTTTCTTGATATTGCATAG